A single genomic interval of Mycolicibacterium sp. MU0053 harbors:
- a CDS encoding fluoroquinolone transporter permease, whose translation MTRLVTALRLELTLQTRQKFLHAGLFSGLIWLSVLLPMPQHLRPVAEPYVLVGDVAIIGFFFIGGAVFFEKQERTLGAIISTPLRFWEYICAKLIVLVSISLFVAIAVATIAGGFAYNPLPLIAGVVLGTLLMLMVGFITSLPFSSVTDWFLAATIPLSIMLVPPLIYYSGLWPNPVLYAIPTQGPLLLLGAAFDQVDLSTGQIIYAVSYPLLCLAGLYRVAKVLFGRYVIERSGAW comes from the coding sequence ATGACCCGCCTCGTTACGGCGCTGCGCCTGGAACTGACGCTGCAGACTCGACAGAAGTTCCTGCACGCCGGCCTCTTCTCCGGCCTGATCTGGCTGTCCGTGCTGTTGCCGATGCCGCAGCACCTGCGCCCGGTCGCCGAACCCTATGTGCTCGTCGGCGACGTCGCCATCATCGGATTCTTCTTCATCGGCGGTGCGGTCTTCTTCGAAAAGCAGGAACGTACCCTCGGCGCCATCATCTCCACACCCCTGCGGTTCTGGGAATATATCTGCGCCAAACTCATTGTGCTGGTGTCGATTTCATTGTTTGTAGCGATCGCGGTGGCAACAATCGCGGGCGGGTTCGCCTATAACCCGCTGCCACTGATCGCCGGGGTCGTGCTGGGCACCCTGTTGATGCTGATGGTCGGGTTCATCACCTCGTTGCCCTTCAGTTCAGTGACCGACTGGTTTCTGGCCGCGACAATCCCGCTGTCGATCATGCTGGTCCCACCACTGATCTACTACTCCGGGCTGTGGCCGAACCCCGTGCTGTACGCCATCCCCACCCAGGGCCCGTTGCTGCTGCTGGGCGCGGCGTTCGATCAGGTGGACCTGAGCACCGGTCAGATCATCTACGCAGTGAGCTATCCACTGCTGTGCCTGGCCGGTTTGTACCGGGTCGCCAAGGTGCTGTTCGGCCGGTATGTCATCGAGAGGTCGGGCGCGTGGTGA
- a CDS encoding ABC transporter permease translates to MTGFRAGRALAAFGRNDLLGTYRDPLLVMLVVAPVIWTTAVAVLTPMATDLLTQRYDFDLVSYYPLVLTAFLLLTSIIVTGGLAAFLVLDEIDAGTLTALRVTPVPLATFFGYRAGTVMAVTTIYVIATLSFSGILEPGLIPALIPIGMVAGLAAVVTLLMIVAVASNKIQGIAMVRALGMLIAGLPCLPWFIDSAWHLAFGVLPPYWAAKAFWVASDHGTWWPYLLGGVIYNVAIAWPLFRRFVAKNT, encoded by the coding sequence ATGACTGGATTTCGTGCAGGCAGAGCCCTCGCCGCGTTCGGCCGCAACGACCTCCTCGGCACCTACCGTGATCCGCTGCTGGTCATGCTGGTGGTGGCGCCGGTGATCTGGACCACCGCCGTCGCCGTCCTCACTCCGATGGCCACCGATCTGCTGACGCAACGCTACGACTTCGATCTGGTGTCCTACTACCCGTTGGTGCTCACCGCATTTCTCCTGCTCACCAGCATCATCGTCACCGGCGGACTGGCAGCGTTCCTCGTCCTCGACGAGATCGACGCCGGCACTCTGACAGCACTGCGAGTCACCCCGGTGCCACTGGCGACGTTCTTCGGCTATCGCGCCGGCACCGTCATGGCCGTCACCACCATCTACGTCATCGCCACGCTGTCGTTCAGCGGAATTCTGGAACCGGGATTGATCCCGGCGCTGATACCGATCGGGATGGTCGCCGGCCTAGCCGCGGTAGTAACGCTGCTGATGATCGTGGCGGTGGCGAGCAACAAGATTCAGGGCATCGCGATGGTCCGCGCGCTGGGCATGCTCATCGCCGGACTGCCATGCCTACCTTGGTTCATAGACTCGGCGTGGCATCTGGCTTTCGGTGTTCTGCCGCCATATTGGGCGGCCAAAGCGTTCTGGGTAGCATCCGACCACGGCACCTGGTGGCCCTACCTGCTCGGCGGTGTGATCTACAACGTCGCCATCGCCTGGCCGCTGTTTCGCCGCTTCGTCGCCAAGAACACCTGA
- a CDS encoding PadR family transcriptional regulator translates to MTNPFGSPPGGFGIYGVDPRTLYRQAREGQRHLREQAADAGFPGPVIPVMPFGGFGRGFGKGFGFGPGGPRGPRRAGRGRRGDVRAAILTLLAERPMHGYEMIQEIAGRSQGLWRPSPGSVYPTLQLLVDEGLLASVESDGSKKLFELTDDGRAAAEKIETPPWQQIADDAKNDEPHHATLTTAVTQLMGAVGQSAYTATAEQQQRIIDIVDTARREIYGVLGDS, encoded by the coding sequence ATGACCAACCCATTTGGATCCCCGCCCGGGGGCTTCGGCATTTACGGTGTCGACCCGCGCACGCTGTATCGACAGGCGCGTGAGGGTCAGCGCCACCTCCGGGAGCAGGCCGCCGATGCCGGGTTCCCCGGCCCCGTCATCCCCGTCATGCCGTTCGGCGGCTTCGGCAGGGGTTTCGGCAAGGGCTTCGGATTCGGGCCGGGCGGCCCGCGCGGCCCACGGCGGGCCGGCCGCGGCCGCCGCGGCGACGTCCGCGCGGCCATCCTCACGCTGCTCGCCGAGCGGCCGATGCACGGCTACGAGATGATTCAGGAGATCGCCGGACGCAGTCAGGGCCTGTGGCGTCCCAGTCCCGGCTCGGTGTACCCGACCCTGCAACTGCTGGTCGACGAGGGATTGCTCGCCTCAGTCGAAAGCGACGGCAGCAAAAAGCTTTTCGAGCTCACTGACGACGGGCGCGCAGCCGCGGAGAAGATCGAGACGCCGCCGTGGCAACAGATCGCCGATGACGCCAAGAACGACGAACCGCACCACGCCACCCTCACGACCGCCGTGACCCAGCTGATGGGCGCCGTCGGCCAGTCCGCCTACACCGCCACCGCCGAGCAGCAGCAGCGCATCATCGACATCGTCGACACCGCGCGCCGCGAGATCTACGGGGTGCTCGGCGACTCCTGA
- a CDS encoding pyridoxamine 5'-phosphate oxidase family protein gives MSSLEQIAPAFVDMAHSIVWASVATVDPEGRPRIRVLHPFWEFDGTDLVGWIAVGPTPIKRAHLAAQPEISINYWAPNHDTCSAECRAEWVFDDDGRTAVWEKLKNAPEPVGYDPAIIPVWQGGPTAPEFAAWRLRPRRLRVMPASVLTQGTGEVLSWHA, from the coding sequence ATGAGTTCCCTCGAGCAGATCGCGCCGGCGTTTGTCGACATGGCCCATTCGATCGTGTGGGCATCGGTGGCCACCGTGGATCCCGAGGGGCGCCCGCGCATCAGGGTCCTGCATCCGTTCTGGGAGTTCGACGGCACCGACCTGGTGGGTTGGATCGCCGTCGGTCCCACGCCGATCAAGCGGGCCCACCTCGCGGCGCAGCCCGAGATCTCGATCAATTACTGGGCCCCCAACCACGACACCTGCAGCGCGGAGTGCCGCGCGGAGTGGGTGTTCGACGACGACGGACGCACCGCGGTGTGGGAGAAGCTCAAGAATGCGCCCGAACCCGTCGGCTACGACCCCGCGATCATCCCGGTCTGGCAGGGCGGGCCCACCGCGCCGGAGTTCGCCGCCTGGCGACTGCGCCCCCGGCGATTGCGGGTCATGCCCGCCAGCGTGTTGACCCAGGGGACCGGCGAGGTGCTCAGCTGGCACGCCTGA
- a CDS encoding oxygenase MpaB family protein — protein sequence MTELMDTETRPDAAPLGGQSLIWRYFGDNRMYLIGPRPAVLQNMLAELGQGVLDHSVFFSDTAERLKRTIPPIFNTVYGSGEKNAGLNVRDYHVDIKGEMPDGSRYHALNPETYFWAHATFVEQVFYFADTFVKRLTDAEREQIYAESKTWYRRYGVSDSILPADYAEFTAYWDRMLETVVVPHKTAQYGVGYVTKGFPKPKAVSPLVWKLVAPVFNPMAAFLTTGGLPPRARDMLDLPWTEKQERRYQRFAAVWRSRPVNWIWDRLPMSVRYNKYAQKAYAREGVTP from the coding sequence ATGACGGAGTTGATGGATACCGAGACGCGTCCCGATGCGGCGCCCCTGGGCGGGCAGTCGCTGATCTGGCGCTATTTCGGCGACAACCGGATGTACCTGATCGGTCCGCGGCCGGCCGTGCTGCAGAACATGCTCGCCGAACTCGGGCAGGGCGTGCTGGACCATTCGGTGTTCTTCTCCGATACCGCCGAACGGCTCAAGCGGACCATCCCGCCGATCTTCAACACGGTGTATGGCTCCGGCGAGAAGAACGCGGGCCTCAACGTTCGCGACTACCACGTCGACATCAAGGGCGAGATGCCCGACGGGTCGCGCTACCATGCGCTAAATCCGGAGACCTACTTCTGGGCGCACGCCACCTTCGTCGAGCAGGTGTTTTATTTCGCCGACACCTTCGTCAAACGGCTCACCGACGCCGAGCGGGAACAGATCTACGCCGAATCCAAGACGTGGTACCGCCGCTACGGCGTCAGCGACAGCATCCTGCCCGCCGACTACGCCGAGTTCACCGCATACTGGGACCGGATGCTGGAGACCGTAGTCGTCCCGCACAAGACCGCGCAGTATGGCGTCGGCTACGTCACCAAGGGCTTCCCCAAGCCCAAAGCGGTCTCGCCGCTGGTGTGGAAACTGGTTGCGCCCGTGTTCAATCCGATGGCGGCCTTCCTGACCACCGGCGGGCTGCCGCCGCGGGCCCGCGACATGCTCGACCTGCCGTGGACCGAGAAGCAGGAGCGGCGCTATCAGCGGTTCGCCGCGGTGTGGCGCTCCAGGCCGGTGAACTGGATCTGGGACCGGCTGCCGATGTCGGTGCGCTACAACAAATACGCCCAGAAGGCGTATGCCCGCGAAGGTGTGACGCCATAG
- a CDS encoding heavy metal translocating P-type ATPase: MTATSLVTDLRLSGMTCASCAARVERGLNDLEGVRASVNFAVERAHVEHSERVSEADLVRAVEQAGYQAAVIGRGAAVEDAGPDATGPDLRPRLLVSAVLALPVVLVSMIPAWQFPGWQWVLLALTTPIVFWGGYSFHRAAAQAARHRSSTMDTLVSLGTLAAYLWSLYAVVSVAGHTGGGFSGFHEHLYFEVAAVVTVFLLLGRHAEAKAKRSAGSALRELLSLGAKDATVLRDGAPVQIPVAELTVGDVFVVRPGERVATDGVVVEGASALDTAAMTGESVPVDVRPGAAVLGGAVNTYGRVQVRATRVGADTQLARMGQLVTEAQNGKASIQRLADRISAVFVPVVLVIAALTVLGWLLLGGAVSAAFTAAVAVLIVACPCALGLATPTAILVGTGRGAQLGILIKNPQVLETVTGIDTVVLDKTGTVTTGAMSVAEVQAHSGEQRDEVLARAAAVEAASEHPLAAAIVAAARQRDLTVAPVTDFVNEPGVGVAGTVAGVRVRVSRAGTLAGVDLLGSPQPGAPGTEVEVAWDGRVRGTIRVADTVKPSSAQAIAELTAMGLTPMLLSGDSAAVSERVADEVGIDRSNVIAGVLPTGKAEVIAALRAEGKRVAMVGDGVNDSVALATADIGMAMGTGTDAAIEAGDITLVRGDLRTVPRALRLSARTLRTIRVNLFWAFFYNAAAIPLAAVGLLNPMIAGAAMAASSVLVVANSLRLRAFR; this comes from the coding sequence ATGACCGCAACCAGCCTGGTGACCGACCTTCGCCTCTCGGGGATGACCTGCGCGTCCTGTGCGGCGCGGGTCGAACGTGGGCTCAACGACCTCGAGGGGGTGCGCGCCAGCGTCAACTTCGCGGTCGAGCGGGCCCACGTCGAGCACAGCGAACGGGTGTCGGAGGCCGACCTGGTCCGCGCCGTCGAGCAGGCCGGCTACCAGGCCGCGGTGATCGGCCGCGGGGCAGCGGTCGAGGATGCCGGACCGGACGCCACCGGACCGGATCTGCGGCCGCGGTTGCTCGTCTCCGCGGTGCTGGCGCTGCCGGTGGTGCTGGTCTCGATGATCCCGGCCTGGCAGTTTCCCGGCTGGCAGTGGGTGCTGCTGGCGCTGACCACCCCGATCGTGTTCTGGGGTGGCTACTCGTTCCATCGCGCCGCCGCCCAGGCCGCCCGGCATCGGTCCTCGACCATGGACACCCTGGTCTCGCTGGGCACCCTGGCCGCCTACCTGTGGTCGCTCTACGCCGTGGTGAGCGTGGCCGGCCATACCGGCGGCGGCTTCAGCGGTTTTCATGAGCACCTGTACTTCGAGGTGGCTGCGGTCGTCACGGTGTTCCTGCTGCTCGGTCGTCACGCCGAGGCCAAGGCCAAGCGTTCGGCCGGCTCGGCGCTGCGCGAACTGCTGTCGCTGGGCGCCAAGGACGCCACCGTGCTGCGCGACGGCGCACCGGTCCAGATCCCGGTGGCGGAGTTGACCGTCGGCGACGTCTTCGTGGTCCGGCCCGGCGAGCGAGTGGCCACCGACGGGGTGGTGGTCGAGGGCGCCTCGGCCTTGGACACCGCGGCGATGACCGGCGAGTCGGTTCCGGTGGACGTGCGCCCCGGCGCTGCGGTGCTCGGGGGCGCGGTGAACACCTATGGCCGGGTGCAGGTGCGCGCGACGCGGGTCGGCGCCGACACCCAACTGGCGCGGATGGGGCAGCTGGTCACCGAGGCGCAGAACGGCAAGGCCTCGATCCAACGGCTGGCCGACCGGATCTCGGCGGTGTTCGTCCCCGTCGTGCTGGTGATCGCGGCGCTGACGGTGCTGGGCTGGTTGCTGCTCGGCGGCGCGGTGAGCGCCGCGTTCACCGCGGCGGTGGCGGTCCTGATCGTGGCCTGCCCCTGTGCGCTGGGCCTGGCCACCCCGACCGCGATCCTGGTGGGCACCGGTCGCGGCGCGCAGCTGGGCATCCTGATCAAGAACCCGCAGGTGCTGGAGACCGTCACCGGCATCGACACCGTCGTGCTGGACAAGACCGGGACAGTCACGACCGGGGCGATGAGCGTCGCCGAGGTGCAGGCCCACTCCGGGGAGCAGCGCGACGAGGTGCTGGCCCGCGCGGCCGCGGTCGAGGCCGCCTCCGAGCATCCGCTGGCCGCGGCGATCGTCGCCGCCGCACGGCAGCGCGACCTGACCGTTGCGCCGGTCACCGACTTCGTCAACGAACCCGGCGTCGGGGTGGCCGGCACCGTGGCCGGTGTGCGGGTGCGGGTGTCGCGCGCGGGTACGTTGGCCGGCGTCGACCTGCTGGGCTCGCCGCAGCCGGGGGCGCCCGGCACCGAGGTCGAGGTGGCCTGGGACGGGCGGGTGCGCGGCACGATCCGGGTCGCCGACACCGTCAAGCCCAGCAGTGCGCAGGCGATCGCCGAGCTCACCGCGATGGGTTTGACGCCGATGCTGTTGTCCGGCGACAGCGCCGCGGTCAGCGAGCGGGTGGCCGACGAGGTCGGCATCGACCGGTCGAACGTGATCGCCGGCGTATTGCCGACCGGCAAGGCCGAGGTGATCGCCGCGCTGCGGGCCGAGGGCAAGCGCGTCGCGATGGTGGGCGACGGCGTCAACGACTCGGTGGCCCTGGCGACCGCCGACATCGGCATGGCCATGGGCACGGGCACCGACGCCGCGATCGAGGCCGGCGACATCACCTTGGTGCGCGGCGATCTGCGCACGGTGCCGAGGGCATTGCGACTCTCGGCGCGCACGCTGCGCACCATCCGGGTCAACCTGTTCTGGGCGTTCTTCTACAACGCGGCGGCGATCCCGCTGGCGGCGGTCGGCCTGCTGAACCCGATGATCGCCGGCGCCGCGATGGCGGCCTCGTCGGTGCTCGTGGTGGCCAACAGCCTGCGGTTGCGCGCGTTCCGCTAA
- a CDS encoding DUF3093 domain-containing protein, which produces MDDMPDGAEIHDADAPAAEILFAEPGASWLWLLSGPVAALAMLLVQLSSGLGIQWVVPIAFLVLVSGFVALQVKAARIHTSVELTATHLRQGTQTVNLDEIVKVYPEPVNGGRRHYDGSVLNRSNALSSRAMKKAGLDPADLAEPEPERERPPDTDRATVEKWQSARALGELTGVPRGRTGIGLRLTGKRTVQAWARNHRELRAQLTPLIEARTNPDGRP; this is translated from the coding sequence ATGGACGATATGCCCGACGGCGCCGAGATCCACGACGCCGACGCCCCGGCTGCGGAGATCCTGTTCGCCGAGCCCGGCGCCAGCTGGCTGTGGCTGTTGTCCGGGCCCGTGGCCGCGCTCGCGATGCTGCTGGTGCAGCTTTCCAGCGGGCTCGGAATCCAATGGGTGGTGCCGATCGCGTTCCTCGTCCTGGTGTCGGGCTTCGTCGCCCTGCAGGTCAAGGCCGCCCGGATTCACACGTCGGTCGAGCTGACCGCCACGCACCTGCGGCAGGGCACCCAGACGGTGAACCTCGACGAGATCGTCAAGGTTTACCCGGAACCCGTCAACGGCGGCCGTCGGCACTACGACGGCAGCGTGCTCAACCGGAGCAACGCGTTGAGCAGCCGCGCCATGAAGAAGGCGGGCCTGGACCCGGCCGATCTCGCCGAGCCCGAACCCGAACGCGAACGGCCGCCCGACACCGACCGGGCGACCGTGGAGAAGTGGCAGTCCGCGCGCGCGCTCGGCGAGCTCACCGGCGTCCCGCGCGGCCGGACCGGCATCGGGCTGCGGCTCACGGGGAAGCGCACGGTCCAGGCGTGGGCGCGCAACCATCGCGAGCTGCGGGCGCAGCTGACCCCGCTGATCGAGGCCCGCACCAACCCCGACGGGCGCCCGTGA
- the hemB gene encoding porphobilinogen synthase — translation MSYPRVRPRRLRSTPALRRLVAETTLEPRHLVLPMFVADGIEEPRPIASMPGVVQHTRASLRTAAAAAVDAGVGGLMLFGVPRDEDKDAAGSAGIDPNGILNRALRDLAADLGDATVLMADTCLDEFTDHGHCGVLDERGRVDNDATNEQYVQLAVAQADSGAHVVGPSGMMDGQVGAIRDGLDAAGHPDVVILAYAAKFASAFYGPFREAVGSSLSGDRRTYQQQPGNAREAVHEIELDIAEGADIVMVKPAMAYLDVVAAAAEVSPVPVAAYQVSGEYSMIAAAAANGWIDGRAAALESLISIRRAGADIVLTYWAADVAGWLA, via the coding sequence ATGAGTTATCCCCGGGTGCGGCCGCGCCGGCTTCGGTCGACACCGGCGCTGCGCCGTCTCGTCGCCGAAACGACGCTCGAGCCACGGCATCTGGTGTTGCCGATGTTCGTGGCCGACGGCATCGAGGAACCCCGACCCATCGCCTCGATGCCCGGCGTGGTGCAGCACACCAGGGCTTCGTTGCGCACGGCGGCCGCCGCGGCGGTCGACGCCGGGGTGGGCGGGCTGATGCTCTTCGGTGTGCCGCGCGACGAGGACAAGGATGCCGCCGGGTCGGCCGGCATCGATCCGAACGGCATCCTCAACCGCGCGTTGCGGGACCTGGCCGCCGATCTCGGCGATGCCACGGTCCTGATGGCGGACACCTGCCTCGACGAGTTCACCGACCACGGCCACTGCGGGGTACTCGACGAGCGCGGCCGCGTCGATAACGACGCCACCAATGAGCAGTACGTGCAATTGGCGGTGGCACAGGCAGATTCGGGGGCCCACGTGGTGGGTCCGAGCGGCATGATGGACGGGCAGGTCGGCGCGATCCGCGACGGGCTCGACGCCGCGGGCCACCCCGATGTGGTGATCCTGGCGTATGCGGCCAAGTTCGCCTCGGCGTTCTACGGACCGTTCCGGGAGGCCGTCGGCTCGAGCTTGTCCGGGGACCGGCGCACCTATCAACAGCAGCCCGGCAACGCCCGCGAGGCGGTGCACGAGATCGAACTCGACATCGCCGAGGGCGCCGACATAGTGATGGTCAAGCCCGCCATGGCCTATCTGGATGTGGTCGCCGCCGCGGCCGAGGTTTCCCCGGTACCGGTGGCCGCCTATCAGGTTTCCGGTGAGTATTCGATGATCGCCGCGGCCGCCGCCAACGGCTGGATCGACGGGCGGGCCGCCGCGCTGGAATCGCTGATCAGCATCCGCCGCGCGGGTGCCGACATCGTGTTGACCTATTGGGCGGCCGACGTCGCCGGCTGGCTGGCGTGA
- a CDS encoding bifunctional uroporphyrinogen-III C-methyltransferase/uroporphyrinogen-III synthase: MTRVRKPKPGRIMFVGSGPGDPGLLTMRARAVLANAALVFTDPDVPEPVLSVVGLELPPASGPAPAPEPKGAPEKNGEAPAKDEPPVVNIGPDIRPALGDPAEVAKLLISEAKTGADVVRMVAGDPLSVDSVLAEVTAVAKAQMVFEIIPGLPASTAVPTYAGLPLGSSHTVADVRAPEVDWAALAAAPGPLILHATPQHLADSARTLIEFGLAENTPCVVTAQGTTCAQRSVETVLSALTDRAAIGGTDPAGPLTGSLVVTIGRTVAHRAKLNWWESRALYGWTVLVPRTREQAGEMSDRLVTHGATPVEVPTIAVEPPRSPAQMERAVKGLVDGRYQWIVFTSTNAVRAVWDKFAEFGLDARAFSGVKIACVGEATADRVRAFGISPELVPSGEQSSLGLLEDFPPYDDVFDPVNRVLLPRADIATETLAEGLRERGWEIEDVTAYRTVRAAPPPAQTRELIKTGGFDAVCFTSSSTVRNLVGIAGKPHARTIVACIGPKTAETAAEFGLRVDVQPETAAVGPLVEALAEHAARLRAEGALPPPRKKSRRR; the protein is encoded by the coding sequence ATGACTCGAGTGCGTAAGCCGAAGCCGGGGCGCATCATGTTTGTCGGTTCGGGACCGGGCGATCCGGGCCTGCTGACGATGCGGGCGCGAGCCGTGCTGGCTAACGCCGCGCTGGTCTTCACCGACCCGGATGTGCCTGAACCGGTCCTGTCGGTGGTGGGTTTGGAACTGCCACCGGCTTCCGGACCGGCACCGGCTCCGGAACCCAAGGGAGCACCGGAGAAGAACGGCGAGGCACCCGCGAAGGATGAGCCACCGGTGGTGAACATCGGGCCCGATATCCGCCCCGCGCTCGGCGATCCCGCCGAGGTGGCCAAGCTGCTGATCAGCGAGGCCAAGACCGGCGCGGACGTGGTCCGCATGGTCGCCGGCGATCCGCTGTCGGTGGACTCGGTGCTGGCCGAGGTCACCGCCGTGGCCAAGGCGCAGATGGTGTTCGAGATCATCCCGGGCCTGCCGGCCTCGACCGCCGTGCCGACCTACGCCGGGCTGCCGCTCGGCTCGTCGCACACCGTGGCCGATGTGCGTGCGCCCGAGGTGGATTGGGCCGCGCTGGCCGCCGCGCCGGGACCGCTGATCCTGCACGCCACCCCGCAGCATCTGGCGGACTCGGCGCGCACGCTGATCGAGTTCGGCCTGGCCGAGAACACGCCGTGCGTCGTCACCGCCCAGGGCACCACCTGCGCGCAGCGCAGCGTCGAGACCGTGCTGTCGGCGCTGACCGACCGGGCCGCCATCGGCGGCACCGATCCGGCGGGCCCGCTGACTGGGTCGCTGGTGGTCACGATCGGGCGCACCGTGGCCCATCGGGCCAAGCTGAACTGGTGGGAAAGTCGCGCGCTGTACGGCTGGACCGTGCTGGTGCCGCGCACCAGGGAGCAGGCCGGCGAGATGAGCGACCGGCTCGTCACCCACGGGGCCACCCCCGTCGAGGTGCCGACCATCGCCGTCGAACCCCCGCGCAGCCCGGCGCAGATGGAACGCGCCGTCAAGGGCCTGGTGGACGGCCGCTATCAGTGGATCGTGTTCACCTCCACCAACGCGGTGCGCGCGGTCTGGGACAAGTTCGCCGAGTTCGGCCTGGATGCGCGCGCCTTCTCCGGCGTGAAGATTGCCTGCGTCGGCGAGGCCACCGCGGATCGGGTCCGTGCCTTCGGGATCAGCCCCGAGCTGGTGCCCTCCGGCGAGCAGTCGTCGCTGGGTCTGCTCGAGGACTTCCCGCCGTACGACGACGTCTTCGACCCGGTCAACCGGGTGCTGTTGCCGCGGGCCGACATCGCCACCGAGACGCTGGCCGAGGGCCTACGCGAACGCGGCTGGGAGATCGAGGACGTGACCGCCTACCGGACGGTGCGCGCCGCACCGCCGCCGGCCCAGACCCGCGAGCTGATCAAGACCGGTGGTTTCGACGCGGTCTGCTTCACCTCCAGCTCGACGGTGCGCAACCTGGTCGGCATCGCCGGTAAGCCGCACGCCCGCACGATCGTCGCGTGCATCGGACCCAAGACCGCCGAGACGGCCGCGGAGTTCGGGCTGCGCGTCGACGTGCAACCCGAGACCGCCGCGGTCGGACCGTTGGTGGAGGCGCTGGCCGAGCACGCCGCCCGGTTGCGCGCCGAGGGTGCGTTGCCGCCGCCGCGCAAGAAGAGCCGCAGGCGCTGA
- the hemC gene encoding hydroxymethylbilane synthase: protein MIRVGTRGSLLATTQAGTIRDALIARGHPAELVIIATDGDLSSAPIAEIGVGVFTAALREAIADGRVDCAVHSYKDLPTAQDPRFLLPASPPREDPRDALVARDGMVLGELPAGSTIGTSSVRRGAQLRALGLGLEIRPLRGNLDTRLNRVSSGELDAIVVARAGLARIGRLHVITETLDPVQMLPAPAQGALAIECRSSDVELAQLLAELDDADTRAAITAERVLLAEMEAGCSAPVGAIAEVVESIDEDGNVFDELSLRACVAAVDGSDMIRASGIGTADRARELGLSVTEELFELGARELLGR, encoded by the coding sequence GTGATCCGGGTCGGCACCCGCGGCAGCCTCTTGGCGACAACGCAGGCCGGTACCATCCGCGACGCGTTGATCGCACGCGGGCACCCCGCCGAATTGGTCATCATCGCCACCGACGGGGACCTCTCGTCGGCACCCATCGCCGAGATCGGCGTCGGCGTTTTCACCGCCGCGTTGCGGGAAGCGATCGCCGACGGCCGGGTCGACTGTGCGGTGCACTCGTACAAGGACCTGCCGACCGCGCAGGACCCCCGCTTCCTGCTTCCGGCGTCCCCGCCCCGGGAGGACCCGCGGGACGCGCTGGTGGCCCGTGACGGGATGGTGCTGGGGGAGCTGCCGGCGGGCTCGACCATCGGCACGTCGTCCGTCCGCAGGGGGGCACAGCTTAGAGCACTGGGTCTCGGTTTGGAAATTCGCCCCCTACGAGGCAACCTAGATACCAGGTTGAACAGGGTAAGCAGCGGTGAACTCGATGCCATCGTGGTGGCCCGGGCGGGACTGGCCCGTATCGGACGCCTCCACGTGATCACCGAGACGCTGGACCCGGTGCAGATGTTGCCGGCCCCGGCTCAAGGGGCGCTGGCGATCGAGTGCCGATCCAGTGATGTCGAGTTGGCGCAGTTGTTGGCGGAGTTGGATGACGCCGACACCCGCGCGGCAATCACCGCAGAGCGTGTCCTGCTCGCCGAGATGGAGGCGGGTTGTTCCGCACCGGTGGGCGCGATCGCGGAAGTGGTCGAGTCCATCGATGAGGACGGCAACGTCTTTGACGAGCTGTCGTTGCGCGCATGCGTGGCGGCAGTGGACGGATCCGACATGATCCGCGCGTCCGGTATCGGGACGGCCGATCGGGCTCGAGAGCTGGGGCTCTCGGTCACCGAGGAGTTATTCGAGCTGGGTGCGCGCGAACTGTTGGGTCGCTGA